The following coding sequences lie in one Xanthomonas hortorum pv. pelargonii genomic window:
- a CDS encoding Lrp/AsnC family transcriptional regulator codes for MDHPIALDRTDLRLLALLQTQGRSSNAELAVQVNLSASACLRRTQRLEAAGIIAGYGARLDAKALGLGLQAFVRVQLEQHGQADIEHFAEGVRGWDEVVACWALTGDMDYLLQVQVRDLEHFSRFLLDRLLNATGVSDVNSSFVLRTVKAPEGLPLAHLA; via the coding sequence ATGGACCACCCCATCGCCCTGGACCGCACCGATCTGCGCCTGCTCGCCCTGCTGCAGACGCAGGGGCGCAGCAGCAATGCGGAGTTGGCGGTGCAGGTCAATCTGTCGGCATCGGCCTGCCTGCGCCGCACCCAACGGTTGGAGGCAGCCGGCATCATCGCCGGCTACGGCGCGCGCCTGGATGCCAAGGCGCTGGGGCTGGGATTGCAGGCGTTTGTGCGCGTGCAGTTGGAACAGCACGGCCAGGCCGATATCGAGCATTTCGCCGAGGGCGTGCGTGGCTGGGACGAGGTGGTGGCCTGCTGGGCGCTCACCGGCGACATGGATTACCTGCTGCAGGTGCAGGTGCGCGATCTGGAGCATTTCTCGCGGTTTCTGCTCGACCGCCTGCTCAATGCCACCGGCGTGTCCGACGTCAATTCCAGCTTCGTGCTGCGCACCGTCAAGGCACCGGAAGGCTTGCCGTTGGCGCATCTGGCCTGA
- a CDS encoding TonB-dependent siderophore receptor yields the protein MPAISAPLATLSAALLCALAMTPCAAHAADAADLTNAKTLDQVNVNGAVSRAQPATTTRLPLTLQETPQSVSVIGLQRLEDESLFSIDDVMRNVTGVNVSFYDTQRPLYFARGFQITDFQVDGLPTYSGSTNQEYDTVFYDRIEVIRGANGLLTGAGIPSATVNLLRKRPGKEFDASFAVSAGTWDFRRMQADVNAPLTEDGRWRSRVVAAWQDRDYYYDRYHDNKMSGMAVLEGDLTDSTTLTVGYQRQDNSPVGSTWGTVPFFAADGSLANLSRSTNLAPEWTRWQRETSTAFANLEQRFGEDWLLRVNTAHTKGNVQSLRVYGTGYPAADGSGMFLRTGTGETEDTRDSVDVYLSGGFSLFGRQHDVVVGGSWQDLQSTSYDVAQTYPDDWATCPNDFGPPERCYFIPNIRNWDGNASEVTYARTGRRSEARTTQRGVYASTRFRLADPLSLIAGARLSSWETRTQAFDASGTYTGTSGRYEVSDEVTPYVGLVYDIVPDVSLYASYTEIFNPQNYRDKDNNLLAPVEGSNLEAGIKAQLLDGHAMATAAVFEAKQDNFAVRDMTQPESSLPDGNSAYIGINGTKSRGWEMDINGEILPGWTVNAGFTHVKVTRPPTDAIYANLPEDYLQLSTQLRLPGAWERLSIGGGVSWQSAVRGFNIERPTGDGSGATTPVTVVQNAYALVHFNANYRISDQWTATLAVRNAFDKTYWANLDYQNYGEPRFVSVSLRWRY from the coding sequence ATGCCCGCGATTTCCGCTCCTCTGGCCACGCTGTCCGCCGCCTTGCTGTGCGCGCTGGCGATGACGCCTTGCGCTGCCCACGCCGCCGATGCTGCCGATTTAACCAACGCCAAGACGCTGGACCAGGTCAACGTCAACGGTGCGGTGAGCCGCGCGCAGCCGGCCACCACCACGCGGCTGCCGCTGACCTTGCAGGAAACGCCGCAGTCGGTGAGCGTGATCGGGCTGCAGCGGTTGGAAGACGAGTCGCTTTTCAGCATCGACGATGTGATGCGCAATGTCACCGGCGTCAACGTGTCGTTCTACGACACCCAGCGGCCGTTGTATTTCGCGCGCGGCTTCCAGATCACCGACTTCCAGGTCGATGGCTTGCCCACCTACAGCGGTTCCACCAACCAGGAATACGACACAGTCTTTTACGACCGCATCGAAGTGATCCGCGGCGCCAATGGCCTGCTCACCGGCGCGGGTATTCCCTCGGCCACGGTCAACCTGCTGCGCAAGCGGCCCGGCAAGGAGTTCGATGCCTCGTTCGCGGTGAGCGCGGGCACCTGGGATTTCCGCCGCATGCAGGCCGACGTCAACGCACCGCTGACCGAAGACGGGCGCTGGCGCAGCCGCGTGGTGGCGGCCTGGCAGGACCGCGATTACTACTACGACCGTTACCACGACAACAAGATGTCGGGCATGGCGGTGCTGGAAGGCGATCTGACCGACAGCACCACGCTCACCGTCGGTTACCAGCGCCAGGACAACAGCCCGGTCGGCTCGACCTGGGGCACGGTGCCGTTCTTCGCAGCCGATGGCTCGCTGGCCAACCTGTCGCGCTCCACCAACCTGGCGCCGGAGTGGACCCGCTGGCAGCGCGAAACCAGCACCGCGTTCGCCAACCTGGAACAACGCTTCGGCGAGGACTGGCTGTTGCGCGTCAACACCGCGCACACCAAGGGCAATGTGCAGAGCCTGCGCGTGTACGGCACCGGCTATCCGGCCGCCGATGGCAGCGGTATGTTTCTGCGCACCGGCACTGGCGAGACCGAAGACACTCGCGACAGCGTGGATGTGTATCTGTCCGGTGGTTTCTCGCTGTTCGGCCGGCAGCACGACGTGGTGGTCGGCGGCAGCTGGCAGGATCTGCAATCGACCTCGTATGACGTGGCGCAGACCTATCCCGACGACTGGGCGACCTGCCCCAACGACTTTGGTCCACCCGAGCGCTGCTATTTCATTCCCAACATCCGCAACTGGGATGGCAATGCGTCGGAAGTGACCTATGCGCGCACCGGCCGGCGCAGCGAAGCGCGCACCACCCAGCGCGGCGTGTATGCCTCCACACGGTTTCGTCTGGCCGATCCGCTGTCGTTGATCGCCGGCGCACGTCTGAGCTCATGGGAAACCCGCACCCAGGCCTTCGATGCCAGCGGCACCTACACCGGCACCAGTGGCCGCTATGAAGTAAGCGACGAAGTCACTCCGTACGTGGGCCTGGTCTACGACATCGTGCCGGATGTGTCGCTCTACGCCAGCTACACCGAAATCTTCAATCCGCAGAACTACCGCGACAAGGACAACAACCTGCTCGCGCCGGTGGAAGGCTCCAACCTGGAAGCCGGCATCAAGGCGCAGTTGCTCGACGGCCATGCGATGGCCACTGCCGCCGTGTTCGAGGCCAAGCAGGACAACTTCGCCGTGCGCGACATGACCCAGCCGGAATCCTCGCTGCCGGACGGCAATTCGGCCTACATCGGCATCAACGGCACCAAGAGCCGTGGCTGGGAAATGGATATCAACGGCGAGATCCTGCCCGGCTGGACCGTCAATGCCGGCTTTACCCACGTCAAGGTGACGCGCCCGCCCACCGATGCGATCTACGCCAATCTGCCCGAGGATTATCTGCAGCTGTCCACGCAGTTGCGCTTGCCCGGCGCCTGGGAGCGCCTGAGCATCGGCGGCGGCGTCAGTTGGCAAAGCGCGGTACGCGGTTTCAATATCGAGCGCCCCACCGGCGACGGCAGCGGCGCCACCACACCGGTGACCGTGGTGCAGAACGCGTACGCCTTGGTGCACTTCAACGCCAACTACCGCATCAGCGATCAGTGGACTGCCACGTTGGCGGTGCGCAACGCCTTCGACAAGACCTACTGGGCCAACCTGGACTACCAGAACTATGGCGAGCCGCGGTTTGTCAGCGTGTCGTTGCGTTGGCGGTATTGA
- a CDS encoding patatin-like phospholipase family protein, which produces MTALRRPRFLALMSLLGLLSACGGEPRPAMPAPVVQAPSASTAKPVKIGVALGGGAAKGFAHIGVIKMLEANGFAPVVVSGTSAGSVVGALYASGMDAFQMQEKAVALDQTSIRDVRIFSGGLVQGQKLQDYVNEQLAGKPIDKLRKPFAAVATRLEDGERTVFVRGNAGQAVRASSSIPGVFEPVTIGQYHYVDGGVVSPVPVDAARQLGAEFVVAVDISSKASGKNPGDLLGTVNQSISIMGQRLGEAELKRADVVIRPKVSDIGSADFNQRGAAILEGERAAMAAMPQIRAKIAQLQAQRSSATRTAADQADAAKAEAYRRCLEERSRWEKLRGKDEACVAP; this is translated from the coding sequence ATGACCGCGCTCCGCCGCCCACGCTTTCTTGCCCTGATGTCGTTGCTCGGTCTGCTTTCGGCCTGCGGCGGTGAACCGCGTCCTGCCATGCCGGCACCTGTCGTGCAGGCGCCCTCTGCCAGCACTGCAAAGCCGGTGAAGATCGGCGTTGCGCTGGGTGGCGGTGCGGCCAAGGGATTTGCGCATATCGGTGTGATCAAGATGCTCGAAGCCAACGGCTTTGCGCCGGTGGTGGTGTCAGGCACCAGCGCCGGCAGCGTGGTCGGCGCGTTGTATGCCAGCGGCATGGACGCATTCCAGATGCAGGAAAAAGCCGTTGCGCTCGACCAGACCAGCATCCGCGATGTGCGGATCTTCTCCGGCGGCCTGGTGCAGGGCCAGAAGCTGCAGGACTACGTCAACGAGCAGCTCGCCGGTAAACCGATCGACAAGTTGCGCAAGCCCTTCGCCGCGGTCGCCACGCGCCTGGAAGACGGCGAGCGCACGGTATTCGTGCGCGGCAATGCCGGCCAGGCGGTGCGTGCGTCCAGCAGCATTCCCGGCGTGTTCGAGCCGGTGACCATCGGCCAGTACCACTATGTGGACGGCGGCGTGGTCAGCCCGGTGCCGGTGGATGCCGCGCGTCAGCTCGGCGCCGAATTCGTGGTGGCGGTGGATATTTCCAGCAAGGCCAGCGGCAAGAATCCTGGCGATCTGCTCGGCACGGTCAACCAATCGATCTCGATCATGGGCCAGCGCTTGGGCGAGGCCGAACTCAAGCGTGCCGATGTGGTGATCCGCCCCAAGGTCAGCGACATCGGTTCGGCCGATTTCAACCAGCGTGGCGCGGCCATCCTGGAAGGCGAGCGCGCCGCGATGGCGGCGATGCCGCAAATCCGCGCCAAGATCGCGCAGTTGCAGGCGCAGCGCAGCAGCGCCACCCGCACGGCCGCCGATCAGGCTGACGCCGCCAAGGCAGAAGCGTATCGGCGCTGTCTGGAAGAGCGCTCGCGTTGGGAGAAATTGCGTGGCAAGGACGAGGCCTGCGTGGCGCCGTGA
- a CDS encoding ABC transporter ATP-binding protein → MTVAADSAVENAVPLIELDQASVMRGQVRVLHALSLRIALGQHTAILGPNGCGKSSFIKLITRELYPLVRADGQPAVKVLGQTRWQVDRLRSQLGIVTSDLSVNLADMPGLDVESAVLSGFFASYVVPPHRDVSDDMRARAREALALARALPLLDRQFAELSAGETRRVLIARALVNRPQALLLDEPSTGLDLVARQHLLDTMRHLAQQGITLVLVTHHIEEIVPEIARVILLRAGSVVADGTRDALLTDASLSAAFDGPVRVQRDGERYWATVGEG, encoded by the coding sequence ATGACTGTTGCTGCCGATTCTGCTGTCGAAAATGCCGTCCCGTTGATCGAACTCGACCAGGCCAGCGTGATGCGTGGGCAGGTGCGCGTGCTGCACGCCTTGAGCCTGCGCATTGCACTGGGGCAACACACCGCCATCCTGGGACCCAATGGCTGCGGCAAATCCTCCTTCATCAAACTGATCACGCGCGAGCTGTATCCACTGGTGCGTGCCGACGGCCAACCGGCGGTGAAAGTGCTGGGCCAGACCCGCTGGCAGGTGGATCGCTTGCGCTCGCAGCTGGGCATCGTCACCAGCGATCTGAGCGTCAACCTGGCCGACATGCCGGGGCTGGATGTGGAGAGCGCGGTGCTGTCCGGGTTCTTCGCCAGCTACGTGGTGCCGCCGCATCGCGACGTCAGCGACGACATGCGCGCGCGGGCACGTGAGGCGCTTGCACTAGCGCGCGCACTGCCGCTGCTGGATCGGCAATTTGCCGAGTTGTCGGCCGGCGAAACCCGCCGCGTGCTGATCGCGCGTGCGCTGGTGAACCGGCCGCAGGCGCTGCTGCTGGACGAGCCGTCCACCGGTCTGGATCTGGTCGCGCGGCAGCATCTGCTCGACACCATGCGTCACCTCGCCCAGCAAGGCATCACACTGGTACTGGTGACCCACCACATCGAAGAGATCGTGCCGGAGATCGCGCGGGTGATCCTGCTACGCGCCGGCAGCGTGGTGGCCGATGGCACGCGCGATGCGCTGCTCACCGACGCCAGCCTGTCGGCAGCGTTCGACGGCCCGGTGCGGGTGCAGCGCGATGGCGAGCGTTATTGGGCGACGGTTGGGGAAGGCTGA
- a CDS encoding DesA family fatty acid desaturase, which yields MLSDPIIDFLTSGVAGLGVWSMLAVLLVFTQLTIFAVTLYLHRSQAHRGVDFHPLVAHFFRFWTWLTTSMITREWVAIHRKHHAKVETEEDPHSPQTKGIGQVFWRGVELYREARAQRADIEQYGKGAPTDWIERHLYTPHANAGPIALLVINSVLFGLPGIALWAIQMAWIPFWAAGVVNGLGHWWGYRNFESADTSTNLTPWALWIGGEELHNNHHAFPSSARFSMRRWELDIGWVAIRGLQALGLAKVLRVAPSLDIRPNIAVPDADTLKALLSHRFQAMTDYQRNVLKPALREEAAATGAKLRQLLPRRLRKGLVDDGRWLKPDAREQLQRWVAERPRMRTLVEYRARLTAVLEARSHDASERLKHLQQWCHEAEASGNAALQAYAARLKGYALSGS from the coding sequence ATGTTGTCCGATCCGATCATCGACTTCCTGACCTCCGGCGTGGCCGGGTTGGGCGTGTGGAGCATGCTGGCGGTGCTGCTGGTGTTCACCCAGCTCACCATCTTTGCGGTGACCTTGTACCTGCATCGCAGCCAGGCGCACCGGGGTGTGGATTTTCATCCGCTCGTTGCGCACTTCTTCCGTTTCTGGACCTGGCTCACCACCTCAATGATCACCCGTGAATGGGTGGCGATCCATCGCAAGCATCACGCCAAGGTGGAGACAGAAGAAGACCCGCACAGCCCGCAGACCAAGGGCATCGGCCAGGTGTTCTGGCGCGGCGTGGAGCTGTACCGCGAAGCGCGCGCGCAGCGTGCCGATATCGAGCAGTACGGCAAAGGCGCACCCACCGACTGGATCGAGCGTCACCTGTATACCCCGCATGCCAACGCCGGCCCGATCGCGTTGCTGGTCATCAACTCGGTGCTGTTCGGCCTGCCGGGCATTGCGTTGTGGGCGATCCAGATGGCGTGGATTCCGTTCTGGGCCGCCGGCGTGGTCAACGGCCTGGGCCACTGGTGGGGCTATCGCAATTTCGAATCCGCCGACACTTCCACCAACCTCACGCCGTGGGCGCTGTGGATCGGTGGCGAAGAACTGCACAACAACCATCACGCGTTCCCGAGCTCGGCGCGGTTTTCGATGCGGCGCTGGGAGCTGGATATCGGCTGGGTCGCCATTCGCGGTTTGCAGGCCTTGGGCCTGGCCAAGGTGCTGCGCGTGGCGCCGTCGCTGGATATCCGCCCCAACATCGCCGTGCCCGATGCCGACACACTCAAGGCCTTGCTGTCGCATCGCTTCCAGGCCATGACCGACTACCAACGCAACGTGCTCAAGCCGGCACTGCGCGAAGAAGCTGCCGCCACCGGCGCCAAGTTGCGTCAGTTGCTGCCGCGGCGCTTGCGCAAGGGCTTGGTCGACGACGGGCGCTGGCTCAAGCCGGACGCGCGGGAACAGTTGCAGCGCTGGGTGGCCGAGCGCCCGCGCATGCGCACGCTGGTCGAGTACCGCGCGCGCTTGACCGCCGTGCTGGAAGCGCGCAGCCATGATGCCTCCGAACGGCTCAAGCACTTGCAGCAGTGGTGTCATGAGGCCGAAGCCAGCGGCAATGCCGCCTTGCAGGCGTATGCGGCAAGGCTCAAGGGTTACGCGCTGAGTGGGTCTTAA
- a CDS encoding calcium-dependent protein kinase 21: MLMACGACIPAVVAQAQVQDSQQYLQRMDTDGDGRVSRDEYLAWMSYAFDQRDLDHDGVLQGDELPGRRGKPITRAAHRATLIERFARQDANGDGSLSARELLAPPR, encoded by the coding sequence ATGCTGATGGCGTGTGGGGCATGCATTCCGGCGGTTGTCGCGCAGGCCCAAGTGCAGGACAGCCAGCAATATCTGCAGCGCATGGATACCGACGGCGACGGACGTGTCAGCCGTGATGAATATCTGGCCTGGATGAGCTACGCCTTCGATCAGCGCGACCTGGATCACGACGGCGTGCTGCAGGGCGATGAACTGCCGGGTCGTCGCGGCAAGCCGATCACCCGCGCGGCCCATCGCGCCACGCTGATCGAGCGTTTCGCGCGGCAGGATGCGAACGGCGATGGCTCTCTGAGCGCGCGCGAGTTGCTGGCGCCGCCGCGGTGA
- a CDS encoding ATP-binding cassette domain-containing protein produces MFTLDQVSRRYGQAIALDAVTLTFASGITTALIGPSGAGKSTVLRMLVGLEWPDSGTVAFDGTPLQRASLQAQRQRIGYVIQEGGLFPHLDARSNVVLLAQTLGWTRQRIDERLEILCALCQLPPELLKRYPAELSGGQRQRVGLIRALMLDPPALLLDEPLGALDPIVRYDLQAQMRELFAQLGKTVVLVTHDVAEAAYLADTLVLMRAGRVVQQGSARSLLEHPADPFVQRFLTAQRSIGEAA; encoded by the coding sequence ATGTTCACTCTCGACCAGGTCAGCCGCCGCTACGGCCAGGCCATTGCCCTCGATGCAGTCACGCTGACATTCGCCAGCGGGATCACCACCGCCTTGATCGGCCCCAGCGGTGCCGGCAAGTCCACCGTGTTGCGCATGCTGGTGGGGCTGGAATGGCCCGATAGCGGCACGGTGGCCTTCGACGGCACGCCGCTGCAACGCGCCAGCCTGCAGGCGCAGCGGCAACGCATCGGTTATGTGATCCAGGAAGGCGGGCTGTTTCCGCATCTGGATGCGCGCAGCAATGTGGTGTTGCTGGCGCAGACGCTGGGCTGGACGCGGCAACGCATCGATGAGCGCCTGGAGATCTTGTGCGCGCTGTGCCAGTTGCCGCCTGAATTATTGAAGCGCTACCCGGCCGAGCTGTCCGGCGGACAGCGCCAGCGCGTGGGCTTGATCCGCGCCTTGATGCTGGATCCACCGGCCTTGCTGCTGGACGAACCGCTCGGCGCGCTCGACCCCATCGTGCGCTACGACCTGCAGGCGCAGATGCGCGAACTGTTCGCCCAGCTCGGCAAGACCGTGGTGCTGGTGACGCATGACGTGGCCGAAGCGGCGTATCTGGCCGACACCCTGGTGCTGATGCGCGCCGGCCGCGTGGTGCAGCAGGGCAGTGCACGCAGTTTGCTCGAACATCCGGCCGATCCGTTCGTGCAGCGCTTTCTCACCGCGCAACGCAGCATCGGCGAGGCCGCATGA
- a CDS encoding glycine betaine ABC transporter substrate-binding protein — translation MIARVLLALCVLICSAGAHAAQVTIGSKNFTEAVILGEIATAAGQRDGVDVQHRAQLGGTRILWRALETGQIDAYAEYTGTLAQELLQLPKASQAELRAALDARGLAMTDSLGFQNTYAFGMRAERAQALGIATMSDLARHPTLTIGLSNEFMQRADGWPGVRAAYALPQTATGLDHDLAYRALQSGAIEVTDLYSTDAEIPYYQLQVLRDDRRYFPEYQAVFLYRKDLAQRAPAMLKTLQGLQGRIDEATMQRLNAQVKLERQSEAAVAAQWLGVTPASEADSRITRLLRHTREHLALVGISLGFALVIALPLGVLAARRPRLGQVVLSLTGVLQTLPSLAVFVFMIPLFGIGAKPAIAALFLYSLLPIVRNTHAGLTSIPRELRQTAQAIGLPAWTRLWRVELPLARRTIVAGIQTAAVINVGTATLGALIGAGGYGQPILTGIRLDDIGLILEGAIPAAVLALLVQAAFEGLERWVTPRGLRLSQRG, via the coding sequence ATGATCGCGCGCGTGCTGCTCGCACTGTGTGTGCTGATCTGCAGTGCCGGCGCGCATGCCGCGCAGGTGACGATCGGCTCGAAGAACTTCACCGAGGCAGTGATCCTGGGCGAGATTGCCACTGCGGCCGGCCAGCGCGATGGTGTGGACGTGCAGCACCGCGCCCAGCTCGGTGGCACGCGCATCCTGTGGCGCGCGCTGGAGACCGGGCAGATCGATGCCTATGCCGAATACACCGGCACGCTGGCGCAGGAACTGCTGCAGTTGCCCAAGGCCAGCCAGGCCGAACTGCGCGCCGCACTGGACGCGCGCGGACTGGCGATGACCGACTCGCTCGGCTTCCAGAACACCTATGCCTTCGGCATGCGTGCCGAACGCGCGCAGGCGCTCGGCATCGCGACGATGTCGGATCTGGCCCGGCATCCAACGCTCACCATCGGCCTGAGCAACGAATTCATGCAACGCGCGGATGGCTGGCCGGGCGTGCGCGCGGCGTATGCGCTGCCGCAGACTGCGACCGGGCTGGATCACGATCTGGCCTATCGCGCGCTGCAGAGCGGGGCGATCGAAGTCACCGATCTGTACAGCACCGATGCGGAAATTCCGTATTACCAGTTGCAGGTGCTGCGCGACGACCGCCGGTATTTCCCCGAGTACCAGGCCGTGTTTCTGTATCGCAAGGACCTGGCGCAACGCGCACCGGCGATGTTGAAGACATTGCAGGGGCTGCAAGGCCGCATCGACGAGGCGACCATGCAGCGGCTCAACGCGCAGGTGAAGCTGGAGCGTCAGTCCGAGGCGGCGGTGGCCGCGCAATGGCTGGGCGTCACGCCTGCATCCGAAGCCGATTCGCGTATCACGCGCCTGCTGCGGCACACGCGCGAACATCTGGCCCTGGTCGGCATCTCGTTGGGCTTTGCGTTGGTGATTGCGTTGCCGCTGGGCGTGCTTGCGGCGCGGCGGCCACGGCTCGGTCAGGTGGTGCTGTCGTTGACCGGCGTGTTGCAGACGCTGCCATCGCTGGCGGTGTTCGTCTTCATGATTCCGCTGTTCGGCATCGGCGCCAAACCGGCGATTGCCGCGTTGTTTCTCTACAGCCTGCTGCCGATCGTGCGCAACACCCACGCCGGGCTGACCTCGATCCCGCGCGAGCTGCGCCAGACCGCTCAGGCCATCGGGCTGCCGGCGTGGACGCGCTTGTGGCGCGTGGAGTTGCCGCTGGCGCGTCGCACGATCGTGGCCGGTATCCAGACCGCAGCGGTGATCAACGTCGGCACCGCCACGCTGGGCGCATTGATCGGTGCTGGCGGTTACGGCCAGCCGATCCTCACCGGTATTCGCCTGGACGACATCGGCTTGATTCTGGAAGGCGCGATTCCCGCAGCGGTGCTTGCACTGCTGGTGCAGGCGGCGTTCGAAGGCCTGGAGCGCTGGGTCACGCCGCGTGGGTTGCGGCTCAGCCAGCGCGGTTGA
- a CDS encoding aminotransferase class V-fold PLP-dependent enzyme, whose translation MSTSSLSSLLPAPIDWAHRHQAFALPIQVTYLDAASRGPLLRAVQTVAHQAIDAMATPWQLPFYAWLHDIEHLRTLAAGLFDHDTDGVAMLPSAAHGLATAARNLPLQRGEAVLLLEGQFPSNLLIWQRRCVEVGAHIVAVPTASGDALTDAVLQAIADTPALRIVTLPHAYWLDGQQLDLDRISAAVHARGAALVLDLSQSLGVLPTDLPRWQPDFVVSVGHKWLLGPMGLAWLWVAPHWRAHGVPIEEHWIGRDAGSSWDFPVAKAPPYRSGARRFDAGGVADPLRIAMATVALQQIAAWQPARIGQALGALTAQWDAALHVRGLGGWCTPGHAPHLTALQPPADQLDAVAATFGKLGAICTRRHGRLRIAPHMSVTENALSRLIAALPDG comes from the coding sequence ATGTCCACGTCTTCCCTGTCCAGCCTGCTCCCCGCCCCCATCGACTGGGCACATCGGCACCAGGCATTCGCGTTGCCTATTCAAGTTACTTATCTGGATGCCGCCTCGCGCGGACCGCTGTTGCGCGCCGTGCAAACGGTGGCGCATCAGGCCATCGACGCGATGGCCACACCCTGGCAGCTGCCGTTCTATGCGTGGCTGCACGACATCGAACATTTGCGCACGCTTGCCGCTGGCTTGTTCGACCACGACACCGATGGCGTGGCGATGCTGCCCTCGGCAGCGCATGGGCTGGCCACTGCCGCACGCAACCTGCCGCTGCAACGCGGCGAGGCGGTGTTGCTGCTGGAGGGGCAATTCCCGTCCAACTTGCTGATCTGGCAACGGCGCTGCGTAGAAGTCGGTGCGCATATCGTGGCGGTGCCGACGGCCAGCGGCGACGCACTCACCGATGCGGTATTGCAAGCGATTGCCGACACCCCTGCATTACGCATCGTGACGCTGCCGCATGCGTACTGGCTGGATGGGCAGCAACTGGACCTGGACCGGATCAGTGCAGCGGTGCACGCGCGCGGCGCGGCGCTGGTGCTGGATCTGAGCCAGAGCCTGGGCGTGCTGCCGACCGATCTACCGCGCTGGCAACCGGATTTTGTGGTCAGTGTCGGCCACAAATGGCTGCTCGGGCCGATGGGACTGGCTTGGCTGTGGGTGGCACCGCACTGGCGTGCGCACGGCGTGCCGATCGAAGAACACTGGATCGGCCGCGATGCGGGCAGCAGTTGGGACTTTCCGGTTGCCAAAGCGCCGCCGTACCGCAGCGGTGCACGACGGTTCGATGCCGGCGGCGTTGCCGATCCCTTGCGGATCGCGATGGCGACGGTGGCATTGCAGCAAATTGCTGCATGGCAACCGGCACGCATTGGGCAGGCGCTTGGTGCGCTCACTGCGCAGTGGGATGCGGCCTTGCACGTACGTGGTCTGGGCGGCTGGTGCACGCCTGGGCATGCACCGCATCTCACGGCCTTGCAGCCGCCAGCAGATCAGCTGGATGCAGTGGCGGCAACGTTCGGCAAACTTGGTGCGATCTGCACACGGCGGCACGGGCGTTTGCGTATCGCACCACACATGAGCGTCACCGAGAATGCGCTTTCACGCTTGATTGCGGCGCTGCCAGACGGATGA